One part of the Puniceicoccales bacterium genome encodes these proteins:
- a CDS encoding autotransporter outer membrane beta-barrel domain-containing protein, with product EGEGAGLGFGKSNRNMLSAVIGGHVESDLSFGRVFAEVGYKRELWRKNKIDDFSYAGLEYAPTIGTASKNLCIVRLGYDFSRDKWGLGIGLEGQFSNNWKDYLGNIVATYSF from the coding sequence GAGGGAGAAGGTGCTGGTCTAGGGTTTGGCAAGTCGAATCGCAACATGTTGAGTGCGGTGATCGGTGGCCATGTGGAAAGCGACCTATCTTTCGGAAGAGTCTTTGCTGAAGTGGGTTACAAGCGTGAGCTCTGGCGGAAAAACAAGATCGACGACTTCAGTTACGCGGGTCTAGAGTACGCTCCGACCATCGGGACGGCTTCGAAAAACCTCTGTATCGTCCGACTCGGCTACGATTTTTCTCGGGACAAATGGGGCCTGGGAATCGGCTTAGAAGGCCAGTTTAGCAACAATTGGAAGGATTATCTCGGCAACATCGTGGCCACCTATTCGTTCTGA